One window of Streptomyces sp. NBC_00273 genomic DNA carries:
- a CDS encoding ABC transporter substrate-binding protein translates to MRVRARARVRRTLVTTVAAVATAALLLAGCAQDPDEGPDQGSPSTGTSGGGAQTTLTVGVFGAFGLQEAGLYDAYMAQNPGIRIEQTSIERNENYYPQLLTHLGTGSGLADVQAVEVNNIAEITATQADKLVDLAKAPGVDKAAYLPWKWAQGTAPAAKGGATVGLGTDIGPQGICYRKDLFEAAGLPTDRTAVGALWAGDWNKYLETGRTYEAKAGEGKSFVDSASGVMAAVTGSSAQRFYDDQGKVVYKTNPAVRGAFDLAASFATDGLSAKLQQFTPAWDQGFSNGSFATVSCPAWMLGYIQDKAGPAGKDKWDVAQAPKPSNWGGSFLVVPKAGKHAEEAAKLAAWLTAPAQQAKLFEKRGSFPSASAAYKLPTVSGAQHAYFGGAPIGEIFAKAAEGVPVAAVGPKDLVIAQNLADIGMLQVDQKGRSPQEGWEAAVKAIDNALDQ, encoded by the coding sequence ATGCGCGTCCGAGCCCGAGCCCGAGTCCGAAGAACCCTCGTCACGACCGTCGCCGCGGTCGCAACCGCGGCCCTGCTGCTCGCGGGGTGCGCGCAGGACCCCGACGAGGGCCCCGACCAGGGCTCCCCCTCCACCGGCACCTCCGGCGGCGGCGCACAGACCACCCTCACCGTCGGGGTCTTCGGGGCCTTCGGACTCCAGGAGGCCGGACTCTACGACGCGTACATGGCGCAGAATCCCGGGATCCGCATCGAGCAGACCTCCATCGAGCGGAACGAGAACTACTACCCCCAGCTCCTCACCCACCTGGGCACGGGCAGCGGGCTCGCCGACGTCCAGGCCGTCGAGGTCAACAACATCGCCGAGATCACCGCCACCCAGGCCGACAAGCTGGTGGACCTGGCCAAGGCCCCCGGCGTGGACAAGGCCGCGTACCTGCCCTGGAAGTGGGCCCAGGGCACGGCGCCCGCGGCCAAGGGCGGGGCCACGGTCGGCCTCGGCACGGACATCGGCCCGCAGGGCATCTGCTACCGCAAGGACCTCTTCGAGGCGGCCGGGCTGCCCACCGACCGGACGGCGGTCGGGGCGCTGTGGGCGGGCGACTGGAACAAGTACCTGGAGACGGGCCGCACCTACGAGGCGAAGGCCGGCGAGGGGAAGTCCTTCGTGGACTCGGCGTCGGGCGTGATGGCGGCGGTGACCGGGAGCAGCGCCCAGCGCTTCTACGACGACCAGGGCAAGGTCGTCTACAAGACCAACCCGGCGGTGCGCGGCGCCTTCGACCTGGCGGCCTCCTTCGCCACCGACGGGCTGAGCGCCAAGCTGCAGCAGTTCACCCCGGCCTGGGACCAGGGCTTCTCCAACGGCTCCTTCGCCACGGTCTCCTGCCCGGCCTGGATGCTCGGCTACATCCAGGACAAGGCCGGCCCGGCGGGCAAGGACAAGTGGGACGTGGCGCAGGCGCCGAAGCCCAGCAACTGGGGCGGCTCCTTCCTGGTGGTGCCGAAGGCGGGCAAGCACGCCGAGGAGGCCGCGAAGCTGGCGGCCTGGCTGACGGCTCCGGCGCAGCAGGCGAAGCTCTTCGAGAAGCGCGGCAGTTTCCCGAGCGCGAGCGCCGCGTACAAACTGCCGACGGTGTCGGGCGCGCAGCACGCGTACTTCGGCGGCGCCCCGATCGGCGAGATCTTCGCGAAGGCCGCCGAGGGCGTGCCGGTGGCGGCGGTCGGCCCGAAGGACCTGGTGATCGCGCAGAACCTGGCGGACATCGGGATGCTGCAGGTCGACCAGAAGGGCCGCAGCCCGCAGGAGGGCTGGGAGGCCGCGGTGAAGGCGATCGACAACGCCCTGGACCAGTGA
- a CDS encoding carbohydrate ABC transporter permease, with protein MTDETALLSPSAVGPERPAAEGGGRSRPGQAWRSRRYRWDLRWSPYAFVAPFFLFFAAFGLFPLLYTGWAALHQVELTDPDSMTWVGLRNFTRLWDDEFFWNALRNTVTIGLLSTVPQLAIALGLAHLLNYRLRGSAFFRVAVLTPYATSVAAATLVFVLLFGRDYGMVNWALSAVGFEAVDWQNGTFASQLAVSTIVIWRWTGYNALIYLAAMQAVPGELYESAALDGASRFQQFLHVTVPSLRPTIFFTCVVSTIGATQLFGEPLLFNGGAGATGGSDHQFQTLGLYLYEQGWVNLHLGRASAIAWAMFLILLLIAGAARLLRGRKDSR; from the coding sequence GTGACGGACGAGACGGCACTCCTGTCCCCCTCCGCCGTCGGCCCCGAGCGGCCGGCGGCGGAGGGGGGCGGCCGGAGCCGGCCGGGCCAGGCGTGGCGCTCGCGCCGCTACCGCTGGGACCTGCGCTGGAGCCCGTACGCCTTCGTGGCGCCCTTCTTCCTCTTCTTCGCCGCCTTCGGGCTGTTCCCGCTGCTCTACACGGGCTGGGCGGCACTGCACCAGGTGGAGCTGACCGATCCCGACAGCATGACGTGGGTGGGGCTGCGGAACTTCACCCGGCTGTGGGACGACGAGTTCTTCTGGAACGCGCTGCGCAACACGGTGACCATCGGGCTGCTGTCCACGGTGCCGCAGTTGGCGATCGCGCTGGGGCTGGCCCATCTGCTCAACTACCGGCTGCGGGGCTCCGCCTTCTTCCGGGTCGCGGTGCTCACCCCGTACGCGACCTCGGTCGCGGCGGCCACGCTCGTCTTCGTCCTGCTCTTCGGCCGGGACTACGGGATGGTCAACTGGGCGCTGTCGGCGGTCGGTTTCGAGGCGGTCGACTGGCAGAACGGCACGTTCGCCTCCCAACTCGCCGTCTCCACCATCGTGATCTGGCGGTGGACCGGCTACAACGCGCTGATCTACCTGGCGGCCATGCAGGCCGTACCGGGCGAGCTGTACGAGTCCGCCGCGCTGGACGGGGCCTCGCGCTTCCAGCAGTTCCTGCACGTCACGGTGCCCTCGCTGCGGCCGACGATCTTCTTCACCTGTGTGGTGTCGACGATCGGGGCGACCCAGCTGTTCGGCGAACCGCTGCTGTTCAACGGCGGGGCGGGCGCGACGGGCGGCTCGGACCACCAGTTCCAGACGCTCGGGCTGTACCTGTACGAGCAGGGCTGGGTGAACCTGCACCTCGGGCGGGCCTCGGCGATCGCGTGGGCGATGTTCCTGATCCTGCTGCTGATCGCCGGGGCGGCGCGGCTGCTGCGCGGACGGAAGGACTCCCGATGA